One genomic segment of Hevea brasiliensis isolate MT/VB/25A 57/8 chromosome 3, ASM3005281v1, whole genome shotgun sequence includes these proteins:
- the LOC110645580 gene encoding uncharacterized protein LOC110645580 produces the protein MVDSRAQSIKDAFLALKEQSSQPQEGCSDPPIVDEVALYYQVVGGEKKNRVYGIGSQASIFYPSSSHGSSSTASYCAQSEAMEEEIQQLHQTVATLKDSLVAMEERD, from the exons ATGGTTGATTCACGAGCGCAATCAATTAAG GATGCATTTTTGGCGCTTAAGGAGCAGTCGTCTCAACCACAAGAGGGGTGCAGTGACCCTCCTATTGTAGATGAGGTCGCACTATATTATCAAGTTGTGGGGGGGGAGAAGAAGAACAGGGTTTATGGCATTGGATCTCAAGCATCAATTTTTTACCCTAGCTCATCACATGGATCATCTTCTACTGCATCCTATTGCGCTCAGTCAGAGGCAATGGAGGAAGAGATTCAACAATTGCATCAGACTGTTGCAACACTCAAGGATAGTTTGGttgcaatggaggagagagatTGA
- the LOC131178353 gene encoding uncharacterized protein LOC131178353 — translation MDGLSLTTFGRKKRIKLINGMLHPSEECAKKMKNIFKERMDPKGHCWKSITPETKEFYWDEFQKYFDWQEVTPLVKEAWRRKAAERYKALMCNVRKGKSKVIVPNSTMQKWKEAWSSLEFKAKSHQFTANRCSEIGGVGASLDTQGVQFHMLLMQIEW, via the exons ATGGATGGCCTATCACTCACTACATTTGGAAGAAAGAAACGAATAAAGCTCATTAATGGCAT GTTACATCCATCTGAGGAATGTGCTAAGAAGATGAAGAATATCTTCAAGGAGAGGATGGACCCAAAGGGGCACTGTTGGAAATCTATCACGCCTGAAACAAAAGAGTTTTACTGGGATGAATTTCag AAATACTTTGATTGGCAAGAGGTGACTCCACTAGTAAAGGAAGCTTGGAGGCGTAAGGCTGCAGAGCGCTACAAGGCACTAATGTGCAATGTCAGGAAAGGAAAATCCAAGGTCATTGTGCCTAATAGTACAATGCAAAAATGGAAGGAGGCATGGAGTAGCCTAGAGTTTAAAGCCAAGAGCCATCAGTTCACTGCTAACCGTTGTAGTGAGATAGGGGGAGTTGGGGCATCTCTAGACACACAGGGGGTTCAGTTTCACATGCTACTCATGCAGATAGAATGGTAA
- the LOC131178355 gene encoding uncharacterized protein LOC131178355, which translates to MDEHPGNLSIFTHSGRPLGKGKVRYLTEQEFQAAQMYILLNCIEVKPYIDIFVNELHMANPNINDKQVDEKLEREFDKWFNKYVHNPSNNISSQFLKDLSKGPLRSVMCYNSYVVNGYKFHTKGHGSHRATMNSGVCIKGTNYSTNESDYYGQLIEVLRLEYPGLPIKRTVLFKCDWFDPTPNVGTKIHPKYKLVDINHKRSFNRYEPFVLAIQAAQVNYSIYPSLKRDKDDWWAVFKIKARSVIDLPEQVNVTTLRRKNHFKKMKLKSL; encoded by the exons ATGGATGAACATCCAGGGAATCTATCAATTTTCACTCATTCTGGTAGGCCACTGGGAAAAGGAAAGGTTAGATATCTCACAGAACAAGAATTTCAAGCAGCACAAATGTACATCTTGTTGAATTGTATAGAAGTAAAACCGTACATTGA CATTTTTGTTAATGAGTTACACATGGCCAATCCAAATATCAATGATAAACAAGTTGATGAGAAACTAGAGCGTGAATTTGATAAGTGGTTCAATAAATATGTTCACAATCCCTCCAACAATATATCAAGCCAGTTTTTAAAGGATCtatcaaagggtccattaagaagTGTTATGTGCTACAATAGTTATGTAGTTAATGGTTATAAATTTCACACTAAAGGTCATGGTTCGCATAGGGCAACGATGAACAGTGGGGTATGTATCAAGGGGACTAATTACAGTACTAATGAAAGTGACTACTATGGACAATTAATTGAAGTGCTACGATTGGAGTACCCTGGATTACCAATCAAAAGAACtgtattgtttaaatgtgattggtttgatccaacaccaaatgtgggaacaaagattcatccaaaatataaacttgtggatattaatcataaaagatccttcAACAGGTATGAACCATTTGTTCTTGCTATCCAAGCTGCTCAGGTGAATTATTCCATATATCCAAGCTTAAAACGTGACAAGGATGATTGGTGGGCTGTGTTCAAAATCAAAGCGAGATCTGTTATTGATCTTCCTGAGCAAGTGAATGTGACAACCCTCAGACGGAAGAACCATTTCAAGAAGATGAAATTGAAGTCCCTTTGA